The Canis lupus dingo isolate Sandy chromosome 34, ASM325472v2, whole genome shotgun sequence genome contains the following window.
ATGCTCCCAAGTTCCTGGGTTTTGAAAGTCACGGCTGACCTGGGCCAGCCCTGAAGACTGGCTCCTTCGTCATCCGGACGAGCAGCGCAGAAGTATTCCTGTCCTGCAGCCTCGCTGCTGTGCTCGGCCCCACAGGGCCGTGTTTCTCTCTTAACTCTGGCGCGGGTCAGGAGTCGGGGTGGCTGGATTTCTCACTGTTGGGTGGGGCCGTCCAGTACAGTCATTTCGGGTGCGGATCAGCAGGAGTAGACAGTGATTACACATTCCTGGGACAGAATCACCATTCCACTTTCCAGAATTCTTCCCATTTCAACTCATAACAACAGAGGGAAGTAGATAGAGGCATGGCTGTTTCCCTTGTACAGGTGAGGAGACTAGAGTACGGAGAGGGGAAGTCGCCTGCCCAGGACTTTGTTTACCAAGCGGAGGGCTCTGTTTTGGGGTTGGGAGTCTCAGGCCCCCTTGCTCTGCAGCTCCTCCAGAGTGGCACACTTGCTGTCCGTCGGGCGTGTCAACCAGCCTCTCCCTACGTGCCGCAGTGCCACAGGACAACGGTGTCAGGGCGCAAGGCTGGAGGCTgctgtcctggggacactggaTTCTGAAGTCAGACCCCCTGGGAGCTGACGGCTCTGGTCATCCATCCCCGGCGCCCTCGCCACCTCAGCCTCCACAGTCTTGCTCTGGTCTCACTTAGAACTGAAGTTTGCCTGGGGCGGGACAGGGGCTCGGGACCGACAGTGTGGCAAGCTGTGCCCCAGTTTTCGcccctttaaaaataagaagtgggATTAGATGGTGCCAAGGGCCCCTTTGGGCCCTGATAGCATTCCCtgagtcatgatcccaaagtTTGAGGCTGTGCTGGGGTGGCCAAGCTCAAAACTCCCTGTGAGCACCGGCTGTGTGCTGGGTCCGCTGTGCTGTCAAGTGAGAGCTGTGATGCGGAGAAATCTGGAGTCAGCTCCAAGGAAGGGGCTCTGAGGCACATCCCTCTTCTTGAGAAgaccctctccttccctttcagtGGTACCAGAGCCCCGACTACAGCTTCTTTGAGAACTACAAGAGCTATCGCAAGCTGCATCCCGACCAGCCTTTTTACATTCTCAAGCCCCAGATGCCTTGGGAGCTATGGGACATCATTCAAGAAGTCTCCCCAGAGGAGATCCAGCCCAACCCCCCATCCTCCGGGATGCTCGGTGAGTCCGTATCTGGGGAAAGACCTCTCATGTTTGTTTCTAGAAGAGATTAGAAAATGagatctcattcattcattcattcatccaattcTTTGCTTACCAAACAATTGCTAGGTTTTTGCTGTGTGTGTAGGCTGTGCCAAGTTCTAGGTAAGATCCAGACACCAATAAGAGAGAATCCTTTTTCTTTAGGGTGTTTGTGGGGGAGTTCAATCAGGGGTCAGAAAGCCAGGAGGGAGCACCCCTTCTGTCAGCGAGCTTGGTGAAGGAGTGGCATTGGGCCAGGCCCGGGTAAGGGGTGGATttggtgtggggagggggcaggaaaaCAGGAAGGGCAGCACTGGGAtttggaagaggaggggaggcaggcatTGGCCTCCCAATTTAAGGGGGCACCAAAAAATTCAGTGACTGGGTAAATACTATGCATAcggtatcttttaaaaatcacaattaatgTAAGATTTTAAGCTGAGtgaaatatcaacattttaaataaggaCAGGATCAGTGATCATGTTATGCTGAGCCATACTGGAATCCGAGGACAAACAAgaatcaataatattttattcaaaattttaaaaatcggCCTTAACCCGGTGAGTACCCTAGTCATGGCCCTGAGAAGAATGAGAGGCAAAGCTTTATGGGGTTTGAGGGTCGTGAATGGAGCTGAGGGAGCTGGTGTAGGTGGGCTGCGGTCTGAGGCCAGAGGGTCCTAAATGCGGGCTTCAGACTTTCTTCTTGGACACATGGAAGGGCagctctttcctctgccccccccccccgccccccccgcaggATGGCTCTTCTCCTCCAGATAGCTCCAGGACACCACCCTGTGTGATGTGCTTGCTCTCCTGGAATGCAGACTCCCTCAGGGTGGGAGGTGAGActgaagcattctttttttttttttttaattttacatttttttcctcaaaactttatttagattctagttagttaatacaTGGTATAATATCGGtgtcaggagtagaattcagtgattcatcacttacatacaagcCCCCGTGCTCCTCATCACCAGTGCCCTCCTAATCCCCACCACCCTTCcagcccttcccctgcccacctgccctccagcaaccctcagttctctgtctttaagagtctcttagttTGATGGGTTCTTCTGGGTGCAGAACAGGGTAGCCCCGTGGGAACTGTCCTCTGAGCTCATGAACAACTGAGTGTTCAATGTCACAGGCACTCCTTGGAGAAAGGGATGGGGGCCATCTCAGGACCATATCTTCATACCTTTTTCTTCAACTTCTGTATGTATGCATTTGGGGCTCTTCTGGGAGACCTTATGAGCAGGAATAGTTGGAAAAGCATCTGGGGAACACTCTCCCATCGCCCCAGTGGCTGGTGTTTATCCATGCAGTCCCCTCCACTGCCAGCCCTGCCCTCATCCATCCCTCCTGGTCATGGCCCCTACCGGGCCCCATACCACTGCTGCTGGGAGATTTAATTGAGACCCATAGGAGGTGCTCCCTCCCATAATTTCCAGAAGCCACTTCTGTTGCGCCTTCCCCAGCTTGGTTGCAGAAGTATCTTTTCTCCCCCACTGGACCAGGGGCAGCCAGAGAGGGCTTTTCCCATATCTGATTCCTCTGGAACATAGTTGCTGCTAGCagttcacagtttggctattagtGAGAACTGCTTCATCCTAAGGGGTCAGAAGGGGTTGTTAGGAGGAGTCTGAGAGCCATGATCTCACTGTATGCTAGCAACAACCTTTGTGGTAGGAGAAGCGGTTGGATCACCCCTCGGGGCAGATGGAgaccctgaggcccagggagagacGTGTCCTGCATGAGACACTTGAGCCAGGTGGGGACGAGCGTGGGTGTAGCAGGAGTCTCCTGCCTCTCGTTGGGTTGTGTCTCCAGCACAGTGTTCTGTGCCACCTCCCCGAGAGCGCCAACCTGGCCTCACCCCCTCCGCTCTATCTCCTGTCGGAATGAATGGAGCCCGTCAATATGGGCTACGCAAGTTCCTGTTCCCACCACCCCCCTGGCAGCTGAGGGAAGGACAGCCTCCCCACCCACACTCTTTCTCTGAAGTACCATTAAGAAACAACTCCCCCCAGTCAGCGCCACCTGCGAGGCTCTCGCTGGATACACAAGTGCTAGAAAGTACTATCTACGTGTGATGGTACTGTCTCCTCTGTCCTCTTGTCCTCCCTCTTCATGTTCACACCGATACACTCAGTGACTGATGAACGGAGCACTTCAGTCCTCTAGTGTTTAGGGATTCACAGGTCATAAGCTCAGCAGCCTGCACCCTGAGGAAGCCTGCTGGACTGGCTTACTGGCAGAGCTCGGGCTGAGAATCAGAGCTGTCAACAGAAACTCTAGATCGACATCTCCCCAGGTTTGGGTTTCTGAGCTGCTGGACTCACGGGGCAGACCTCTAGGGTGCTGGAGTGGGTTGTCGGGCAGGACTTACCTCTGCTCTCCTCTTCAGGTATCATCATCATGATGACACTGTGTGACCAGGTGGATATTTACGAGTTCCTCCCATCTAAGCGTAAGACTGATGTGTGCTACTACTACCAGAAGTTCTTTGACAGTGCCTGCACGATGGGCGCCTACCACCCACTCCTCTTCGAGAAGAATCTGGTGAA
Protein-coding sequences here:
- the ST6GAL1 gene encoding beta-galactoside alpha-2,6-sialyltransferase 1 isoform X2, which translates into the protein MNSQLVTTEGRFLKDSLYNEGILIVWDPSVYHSDIPKWYQSPDYSFFENYKSYRKLHPDQPFYILKPQMPWELWDIIQEVSPEEIQPNPPSSGMLGIIIMMTLCDQVDIYEFLPSKRKTDVCYYYQKFFDSACTMGAYHPLLFEKNLVKHLNQGTDEDIYLLGKATLPGFRRIRC